From the genome of Leptospiraceae bacterium:
TCCTGTCCCACTGCTTACATATAACCAAGTGTTTTCATGTTTATATAGACCAGCTACAAATCTTTGGAATAAATGTATTAAAATATTTCCAGGAAAATACTGTCCTCCGTGTGTATGCCCTGAAAGCTGTAAATCAAATCCAGCTTTAGTTGCTTCAAGAACACTGTTAGGTTGGTGCGCAAGTAGAACTTTAAAATCAGAATTTTCGGTTGATTCTATTGATTTAAAAGGGTCAGAAGTATGGGACGGAAAGATAGTATGCGCCTTATAGTCAGTAACTCCTGCCAGTAAAAGTTTAGAATTGCCGTGTTGAATTATTTTATTTTCATTTAGAAGAACATTTATTCCAAGTTTTTTAATTTCCGAAATCCAAGATAATACTCCAGAGTAGTATTCATGATTACCCGTCACAAAAAAAGTTCCGTACTTTGATTTTAAATTTCCTAAAGGTTCAATATGATTTTTTAGTTTATGGACAGAACCATCCACCAAATCTCCAGTAATCGAAACTAAGTCTGGGTTTAGGGAGTTGATCCTCGCCACAATGGATTCTAAAAATTCCTTTCGAATCGTTGGACCGATGTGAATATCTGAAATTTGTATAATTTTAAATCCAACTAAGTCGGGATGTAATTCTGTAACTGGAATATTTATTTGTTTAATTTCTACTTTGTGTATTGCCCTGTAAAATCCATACCCAGTGAGGCTAACGGCCGTTAATGCTATCGAAGGTTTTAAAAAACTCATAAAAAATTCTTTTCGACTGATGGAATTAGAACTAACGGTAAGTATTTCTGGTGTTTTGCGGAATACTGAGAGTATCCAGTTAATTCCATTTACAATTCCAAAAGATAAATCATGAAATACCATCAAACTAAATAGAATTGTAATAAAACCTAAACTAATAAATGCAACAAAAGAAAGTGTTTTTTGCCAATCTGAATCTTCCAAAAAAAGACTAGATAGGTAAGATGCTGGAGTAAGTAAAGTTAATACAAAAAGTAAACTCCAAAATCCAAGTTTAGGAGCCATTGTCAAATTCCAGTCATCTAAAATTCTACTGCCTACATAATAATATGCGCTGCCGATGATGATCGTAAATACACCAATAAATATTATAAATCTTTGCAAATTTTTCCTCCTTTCGTTTGACCTTTGATATATGGTGAGGTTCCCGTATTTATCCAAGGGACAAAAGCCACGTCCTAAATCAGGCTAAATAAGGGCTATCCCTCCTAAGGTCGAATGAAAACATGACTTATGACATTTAAAAGCTTAAATATTATCGATCCTATCTGCAGAGCCTTAGAACAAGAAGGTTATACTACCCCAACTCCTATTCAAATACAATCAATTCCAGCGGCACTCGAAGGAAAAGACATTTTAGGTTCTGCACAGACAGGAACCGGCAAAACTGCCGCATTCGCTATTCCAGTATTACAAAAATTACAGGCTCGCCCAAAAACAAATATTTACGGAGGAGTTCAAGCACTCATTCTCGCGCCTACTCGCGAGTTAGCCGTTCAAATCGGAGAAAGTTTTAGAGTATACGGTAAATTTGCCTCTCAAAAATACGCAGTAATTTATGGAGGAGTTTCCCAAAGAAACCAAGAACAGGTGCTCCGCGGGAAAATTGATATTATTGTAGCAACTCCAGGAAGGCTTTTAGATTTAGTTAATCAAAAAATTGTTAAATTACATGCAGTCCATACGTTAGTATTGGATGAAGCTGATAAAATGTTAAGTATGGGTTTTATTGACGATGTGCGTAAAATCATTGGTAAAATGCCACCAAAGCGACAAACATTATTTTACTCCGCAACAATGCCAAAAGAAATTCAAAAATTGGCCGATGAAATTTTAAAAGATCCAGTCCGTATTGAAGTAGCTAGAGTTTCCTCTACAAATGAAAATATTGTACAAGAACTTTACCAAGTAGATAGAGGAAATAAAAATCAACTACTAATGCATCTTTTAAAAGATGAGGCTATGTCTAGAGTACTTGTGTTTTCTCGAACCAAACATACAGCCAATAAAGTTGTAAAAGAGCTCAATCGAAATTCTATTCAATCTGACGCAATTCATGGAAATAAAACACAAAGTGCAAGGCAAAAAGCATTAGATAGTTTTAAAGCTGGGAAGTTACGCGTATTAGTCGCAACTGATATTGCATCTCGTGGGATTGACGTCGATGAAATTACCCACGTGATTAACTATGAATTGCCGAACGAACCAGAAGCTTATGTTCACCGAATCGGTAGAACTGGTAGAGCCGGAGCGCTCGGGAAAGCAATTTCCTTTTGCGATAGAGACGAAAAACATTATTTAAAATCAATTGAGCGACTTGCCAAAAGAACCATTCAGGTTAATGCCGATCATCCGTTCCCATTTGGAAGTCCAGTTCCTAAAGCAGAGCCGGGCGCAAATGACCGTCCTCCAAGAGACCCAAGAGATCGACGCGGGGGCGGTGGTGGTGGAGACAGACGACCCAAAAAATCCAATGTTAACACTTCAGGTGGCGGATCCTCTTCTGGAAATGAAGGTGCAAACAGAAACGGAGGAGATAGAAATAAATCTCGTCCTGCTGGAAAACCAAAAGCAAAACAAAAAGACTTAGCTTTTTCTTTTAAGAAAAAAGGAAACAGAAGTAAGTAGAATTATCGCTTGAATTTTTTTTCAATTATTTAACTCACCTTACGCTGTTGCTATTATCATTTCTTCATAAAAGAAATGATAGAGTTCGGGTGAGTTATAATCTTTGTTTTGCGATATGTGTCAGGAATTTTTCGTTTGGGACAAATCCGTCTTTGTCTAAAGAATACTCTGTGTTTATTCGATTTAAAAAATACATTTTGACCTTACCTTTGTTTTTGGCTTCTACTTCACCACGGAATTCGCATTCAAAGAAATCCTTTACTAGTTCATATGTAGCTTCTGAAATATTGATTTTGCCGACTGTGCCAGTGAATTCCATTCGACTCGCAGTATTTACTGTATCTCCCCAAACGTCGTAGGCAAATTTCCTTTCGCCTACGACACCAGCCATCACAGAACCAGTGTGGATACCCAAACGTAACTCCCAATATGGTTCTTTCATTTTTTCTTTGATTTCTTTCATATGACTCATGAAGGATTGAATTTCAAGCGCAGCTAAACAAGATTCCAAAGGATGGGTTGTGGTTACTCTTGGAATTCCGCCAGCACACATATAACTATCACCTATCGTTTTTAATTTTTCTAAATTGTATCTTTCGATAGTCTTATCGAATTGGGTAAAATATCCGTCTAACTCCCGAATTAATTTTGGGGGAGACATTCCTTCCGCAATATGAGTAAAATCTTTAAAATCAGTAAACATAATTGTTACGCTATCGAAATGAATAGGCGTTACTTCCCCTGTTTCTTTGAGCTCTTCTGCTACTTCGGCAGGTAAAATGTTTAATAATAGTTTATCAGATTTATCAAGAGCACTAGCTAAATCTTTCGTTCTTTCTTTTACTCGTTGTTCGAGATTATCTTTTTCTTTTTGTAATTCGTCATAGGCTTGTGCGTTGGTAAGTGATATTCCGGCTAATGATGCATATGCGCCCAGAAGAGCTTCGTCCTTTTCTGTGAAATGGTCTGTGTAAATCTTATTTAATACTTGGATAACACCGATTATCTCCTTTAATGAGTTATAGACCGGCATACATAGGATTGATTTGGATCGGTATCCACTTTTTTGATCGTTTTCTGAGTTGAATCTTGGATCAGAGTAGGCATCGCGGATATTCACTGTTTCCCGAGATTGAGCGACGAACCCGGCAATTCCAGTTCCAAATGGAATCCTGATTTCTTCTCGACTCCCAAGGGCAACACGAGAGCGTAATTCTGTATTTTCTTTGTCAGCTAGGAAAAGAGTCGCTCTGTCCGCATTCATAACACTTTTTACGTTTTGAATAATTAAATCCAAGAGGGAATCTAAACTAATTTCTGCCATGATTGATCTGGCTGATTCAATAAGAATATTCAAATTTCTAGCTTGTTGGCTTAGATTTTCTAACTCAATCGCATCTAGGTATAATCTACCATCAGAAGCTTGGTAGAGTCCTGGAATTACGTCTGTTTTCCGTTTTCCATAATCAGCTCCAGAAATAATTACTTCGTATATCAATTTTTCCACAGTTTGTATATTAGATAAGTTATTAGTTATAAAGTCAAAACTAAAATTCTTCAAAAATTGTTTTGTAACTCACCTTACTCGCAAGCGCATTATAGTATGCCTCGTATACCAATTCCCAAAAGTAAATTCCGATTTAAAATTGAATACCCTTTTCAATAAAAATAACGGAACT
Proteins encoded in this window:
- a CDS encoding metallophosphoesterase, giving the protein MQRFIIFIGVFTIIIGSAYYYVGSRILDDWNLTMAPKLGFWSLLFVLTLLTPASYLSSLFLEDSDWQKTLSFVAFISLGFITILFSLMVFHDLSFGIVNGINWILSVFRKTPEILTVSSNSISRKEFFMSFLKPSIALTAVSLTGYGFYRAIHKVEIKQINIPVTELHPDLVGFKIIQISDIHIGPTIRKEFLESIVARINSLNPDLVSITGDLVDGSVHKLKNHIEPLGNLKSKYGTFFVTGNHEYYSGVLSWISEIKKLGINVLLNENKIIQHGNSKLLLAGVTDYKAHTIFPSHTSDPFKSIESTENSDFKVLLAHQPNSVLEATKAGFDLQLSGHTHGGQYFPGNILIHLFQRFVAGLYKHENTWLYVSSGTGYWGPPLRIGAPAEISVINLTKANLN
- a CDS encoding DEAD/DEAH box helicase; amino-acid sequence: MTFKSLNIIDPICRALEQEGYTTPTPIQIQSIPAALEGKDILGSAQTGTGKTAAFAIPVLQKLQARPKTNIYGGVQALILAPTRELAVQIGESFRVYGKFASQKYAVIYGGVSQRNQEQVLRGKIDIIVATPGRLLDLVNQKIVKLHAVHTLVLDEADKMLSMGFIDDVRKIIGKMPPKRQTLFYSATMPKEIQKLADEILKDPVRIEVARVSSTNENIVQELYQVDRGNKNQLLMHLLKDEAMSRVLVFSRTKHTANKVVKELNRNSIQSDAIHGNKTQSARQKALDSFKAGKLRVLVATDIASRGIDVDEITHVINYELPNEPEAYVHRIGRTGRAGALGKAISFCDRDEKHYLKSIERLAKRTIQVNADHPFPFGSPVPKAEPGANDRPPRDPRDRRGGGGGGDRRPKKSNVNTSGGGSSSGNEGANRNGGDRNKSRPAGKPKAKQKDLAFSFKKKGNRSK
- a CDS encoding GAF domain-containing protein — protein: MIYEVIISGADYGKRKTDVIPGLYQASDGRLYLDAIELENLSQQARNLNILIESARSIMAEISLDSLLDLIIQNVKSVMNADRATLFLADKENTELRSRVALGSREEIRIPFGTGIAGFVAQSRETVNIRDAYSDPRFNSENDQKSGYRSKSILCMPVYNSLKEIIGVIQVLNKIYTDHFTEKDEALLGAYASLAGISLTNAQAYDELQKEKDNLEQRVKERTKDLASALDKSDKLLLNILPAEVAEELKETGEVTPIHFDSVTIMFTDFKDFTHIAEGMSPPKLIRELDGYFTQFDKTIERYNLEKLKTIGDSYMCAGGIPRVTTTHPLESCLAALEIQSFMSHMKEIKEKMKEPYWELRLGIHTGSVMAGVVGERKFAYDVWGDTVNTASRMEFTGTVGKINISEATYELVKDFFECEFRGEVEAKNKGKVKMYFLNRINTEYSLDKDGFVPNEKFLTHIAKQRL